The following are encoded together in the Phaseolus vulgaris cultivar G19833 chromosome 9, P. vulgaris v2.0, whole genome shotgun sequence genome:
- the LOC137822043 gene encoding LIM domain-containing protein WLIM1-like encodes MAFAGTTQKCMACDKTVYLVDKLTADNRVFHKACFRCHHCKGTLKLSNYNSFEGVLYCKPHFDQLFKRTGSLDKSFEGTPKIAKPDKTGEEKPAATKVLNMFGGTRDKCAGCQKTVYPTEKVTVNGTPYHKSCFKCTHGGCVISPSNYIAHDGKLYCKHHHIQLIKEKGNLSQLEGDHEKNAIQEKTNGEVVAAET; translated from the exons ATGGCATTTGCAGGAACAACTCAGAAGTGCATGGCTTGTGACAAAACAGTTTATCTGGTTGATAAGTTGACAGCGGATAATCGAGTGTTCCACAAGGCTTGCTTCAGATGCCACCATTGCAAAGGAACACTCAAG CTTAGCAACTATAACTCTTTTGAGGGAGTTCTTTACTGCAAGCCACACTTTGATCAACTGTTCAAAAGAACTGGTAGTCTTGACAAAAGCTTCGAAG GGACACCAAAAATTGCTAAACCAGACAAGACAGGCGAAGAG AAACCTGCAGCAACAAAAGTCTTGAATATGTTTGGTGGAACCAGAGATAAATGTGCTGGTTGTCAGAAAACAGTGTATCCCACCGAAAAG GTCACTGTGAATGGAACTCCTTATCACAAGAGTTGTTTCAAATGCACTCATGGAGGGTGTGTTATTAGTCCCTCTAATTACATTGCACACGATGGCAAACTCTACTGCAAGCACCACCACATCCAACTGATCAAGGAGAAGGGAAATTTAAGCCAGCTTGAAGGTGACCACGAGAAGAATGCAATTCAAGAGAAAACCAACGGTGAAGTAGTTGCAGCTGAGACATGA